The nucleotide sequence CCACTCGTTCTGGGGTCTCATACATAGAGAGACGTACTGCGAGATAATGAAAACACACCAACACTCTTCCTGGGTGGGAATCGACGTCCGGCTGTCGGCGTTCTCAGCAATCGGGAGCGGCCGCACCAATATATGTGATCTTAGCGTAACGTTGCCGGCATGCACTCCACGGCCAGTGAGGGCCGACAGTCCTCGCGCGGGAACCTCTCTGTCCCCGTCGTCGGCCTGCTCGTTTCCTTGTTCGGCTCACCGCTGCTCGGCCGGTACGGCCAGATCGTCGAGTACGACCGCCAGCGTCCGAGCTACACCGACATGTCGTTCGCGGTGCTGGATCGCGGCCGCGTCACCGGCTCCCGTGCTGCAGGGACCCTCCGAGCGCACATCCTTGGACCCGTCCCGGAAGCGAACGACGGTGCGGACATTCTGAGTACGGACGGGGAGACGGGAGCGGTCGATCAGTGACGACCGGCGTCGACGAGGCCACGTACGTTGGGGGACCGGCGGACGGGCACCCGATAGCGTTCGTTCACGGCGCCGGACTCTCCTGGCGGATGTGGCTGCCCCAGCTCCGCACCCTCGAGGACGAGTACCGGTTGTTCGCACCGGATCTCCCGGGTCACGGTCGTCGGGCGGACGAGTCGTTCTCCTTCGATGTCGCAGTCCGTGTCCTCGACGACCTCCTCGGAGACGAAGCCGACGAACCGGCACTCCTCGTCGGCCAGTCGCTTGGCGGGTACGTCGCCGTCGAGTACGCTGCCCGGCGACCCGCCCGGGTCGCCGGGCTGGTGCTGTCGGGTGCCAGCGCGGACTACCAGGGAGTGCTCGGGGTGACGACGTGGGTCGCCGGACTCCTCAACTGGATCCGGTCGGCAATCGGACCGCTCGACCGTCGCTTCCGTGAGGGCGTCAAAACCGACCTCGAAGACGGACCCCTCCCGCCAGATATCGTCGGGGCCGTCGTCGACGGTGGAATCTCGCTGGCTGGCTACGGGCAGGGAGCGATGGCGATGGCGGGCGTCGACTTCCCGACAAAACTCCGAACTTTCGATGACCCAGTCCTCCTGCTGAACGGAGCAGAGGACCGCCTCAATCCCGACGCCGCCGAAACACTCGCGCCGACGCTCTCAGCGGCGGAGACTGACGTGATCCCGGATGCAGGACACACTTGCAGCATCGAGCGTCCCGACGAGTACACAGCGATCGTCCGGGAATTCGCCGCCGAACGCGTTTGGGCGGGTGCCGGGGAAGTGACCGACGGATTCGGGTCTGAAGCATAAAACTCACTGCGGTGATGCTGTTGCTCTTAGTTGACTACACGACAGAGAGGGACGTTCTTGAGCGGGTCACGTTCGGCGTCTTACAGTGGCTCTCACTCGTGAGACCCGATGTTCCGTCTTTCACCGTACTGCACGCTATGCGCGTTACACGTACAATGGCTTCGGTAAACGCGGGCCTGCAACAGAACAGTGTGCGAACAGACGATGACGGCGCTGTATCCTCGCCCTACTGCGCTACTCGGTCTTCGGCCTGCGTCGCTCGTTGAGGACGGGGGCTTAGCGCCTGTATTTAGCTAAACCGTTCGTACCGATTGAATGCTGGATCGTTCTGTGGGGGCTCGATTGGGTGTGGTGGCCCCGTTGAACACATCGGGCGGTGATCGGTTGCAGCGGTCGTGCTGAATACAGGGCGTCTGTCGCTCACTGTCCTTCGGATTCGAGCCGTTAGTGAAGACCATCGTGGGTATGTAAGACGAATCTGTTGTAGAGAACGTGTCGCCATCGGGTGGTTTTCTTTTAGTTACGTCTTAATAACGTCTTACGAGATTATATGTTGATGAAGTCCGAATAGTGGGGTATGTCCGACAGTAGCCGCAAGTCAACGGGGGGTGACCAGTCTTTTCCGCTTGAGATTCCGAAGACTATCCTGTCGTGTCCTGAACTGGACCAGATCTTGGATCACCTGTCTACACGCCACCGCCGTCTGATCCTCCTGTCATTGACGCACGGGGGTTCAACGACGGAGACCGACGTCATGATTCGAGGAACGGGCGATGAACGGGCTGAGGAGATACAGCTCGTGCACAACCACTTACCGAAATTGGAAGACGCGGGGTACATCACGTGGGACCGAGACACTGGACAAATCTCCAAAGGACCGCGCTTTGACGAGATCGAACCACTCCTCGAACTGATCGAAAAGCACGCCGACGAACTGCCCCCCGACTGGCCCTGACTCATACGACCCCAGTGCACCGGGTTCCCGGAGACGTACGCACTGCGATATCTTGCATGCCATTCTTGACAGGACCCGGGTAAATCGGTGACCAAAGTAGCATATCCGCGCTCTGCATCTACCAATTCCACCCGACAGGACAGCACAGGAATTCAGTTCCGGAGTGCACCCGGAACCGCCTCGCCATCGATCGTCGGCACCTCACTATCCAGTAGCGAGCGGTGGCGGTCGGCGACGTCGAGGATCCGCGTCTCGACCTGGTTGGGGTCGTCCTCGCGGATCCCGATAAGCGTCAACGTCAGGCCCTCCTCGCCCGGGGCACCAGCCACACGGAGCTGGTCGATATCCTCGAAGGTGACTGTCGTCCAGCCGTCGGCGGTCAACACCTCCAGACGGACGGTGCGCACGCGTGGCGGTTTGCGGGCGGGGGATATCTATCCGATGGTCGATGGCGTCGTCCGGTGGCCAGGTTGTGAACTCCTGCCGGCAACCCGAGCGTCGACCCTTAGCCGTCGCGGGAGGGACGGGCTACGCTTCCCACTCGTCCCGGTTGCAGGCCGGGCACAGGAACTGGTCTGCCCGGACCGCTCGGTCGGTACCGGGCTCGAGGGTCGTTTCACAGCCCGCACAGATGGCTGGGTACCGCTGGGAGAGTATGTCCTGTGGCTGGCCGGCGATCTCGATGGGGACGGCCTCCGCGAGGTGACACGCGGCACACAGCGGGTGGTCCGGTGGCCGCTTGGCGGGGTCGATATCCAAGGTGTGCTCGTCTGGGGGGCAGGCATCCTCGACGGTGGGTGCGTCTTCGTCGGTCGGGAAGCGCTCGTAGGGGTCGGGGAGGACACCGTCGGCGAGGGCTTCGTCCCACACGATGCCGTCCTCGTACTGGAGAATCGCGACGTCGGCGCCGCTCAGACCGTGATGTTAGCGCTGACGGTTTTGACCTGCGTGTAGTTGTCCAGTCCTTCCAGTCCCTTGTCCCGCCCGAAGCCGCTCTGCTTGTAGCCACCAAACGGCGAGCCTTTGCCGCCCGCTGCCCACTCGTTGATGTATATCTGCCCAGCCTTCACGTCACGTGCGAACCGGTGTGCCCGCCCGATGTCGCTGGTGAACACCCCGGCGACGAGTCCGTAGTCGACATCGTTTGCGAGTTCGATGGCCTCCTCCTCGTCGGCGAACGACAGCACCGACAGCACCGGCCCGAATATCTCCTCCTGGGCGACCCTTGCGTCCCGGTCGTCGACCTCGAAGACGGTCGGCTCGACGAAATACCCCGCGCGGTCAAGCGTTTCGCCGCCCACGAGCGGAGCACCGGCTGCTGCCTCCCCGGCCTCGAGATACCGCTCCACCTTCTCGAACTGGGCCTCCGAGACCAGCGGGCCGACATCCGGGTCGTCCGTTCCCGGGCCGACCGACAGCCCCTCGGTCGCCGCGACCAGGTGGTCGAGTGCCTCCTCGTAGATGTCCTCGTGGAGCAGGAGCCGGGACGACGCGAGACAGATCTGTCCCGTCGTGGCGACGAAAATTCCGGCGACGGTGTTTCTGATGGCGTTTTCGAGGTCCGCATCCGGGAAGACGACACTCGGGCTCTTGCCCCCCAGCTCCAGGTGGACGGGGTTGATGTTGTCGACGGCCCGTTTGGCGACCTCCCGGCCCGTCGCGACCGAGCCGGTGAAGCTCACCCCGTCGACGTCCGGGTGGCCGGCAAGCGCCGCACCGGCACCCGACCCGTAGCCGGGGACGACGTTCAACACGCCCGGCGGGACGCCGGCCTCCAGCGCGAGCGTTCCGACTTCGAGTGCGGTGACCGGGGTGTACTCCGCGGGCTTGACGACCGCTGCGTTCCCGGTCGCGAGCGCCGGAGCCACGCTCCGGGCGAAGAGGTCCAACGGGTAGTTCCAGGGCACGATGTGTGCCGTCACGCCGAGGGGCTCGCGCACCGTGAAGTCGACGTGGGCCGGGCCGAGCGGGACCGACTCCCCCTGAACCTTGTCGGCCAGCCCGGCGTAGTACTCGAAGTACCGGGCACAGCCCTCGACCTCGGACTCGGCCTGTGAGAGCGGCTTGCCGTTCTCGAGTGTCACCAGCCGTGCGAGCCGGTCGCTGTGCTCGCGGACCGCTCCCGCCAGGTCGGTGAGGACTCGCCCCCGGTTCTGTGGCTCCTGGCGCCACCAGTCCTCGAACGCGGCCGCGGCGTCCGCCACGGCGTGGTCGATATCCGACTCGTCGCCCATCTCGATGTCGACGAGGGGCTCCTCCGTCGCCGGGTTCCTGCTGGTGTAGGGCTCACCGTGCCCGGGGACTGTCTCGCCCCCGACCAGCGGGCGGTACCGGTCGCGGAGGACGTCGTGCGTGACTGTCTCTGACATGCCACGAGCCGGATAGGACGCCATCCGCATAATTGTACCTGTCGTGACACCGGAGCCGCGTGCGGGCCGGGAAGTGGCGCCGGACTCCCACCCCGGCTGCTCGGTCCGGTCAGCGGTCCGCCACGAAGTCGGCGAACTCCCGCGGGGTCATCTCGCCCTCGTAGGGGAGGCCGACGTCGAGCAGGTTGTGCTCGTCGGTCTTCCCCGCCCAGGGCTCTGGAACCGGACTGAGCCCCGACAGGTCGCTCGTCCAGTTCATCCCCCTGGCGTCGGCGAGGTAGTCGGCGTATCCCGACTCCGGGGCCGTCTCCTCCGGGATCTCCGACCACCCGTGGCCGAACATGATCTGGTTTGGCATCTGCTCTTTGGCGACCCCGCCGTGCATCCGGTAGTAGAACTCCGAGGTCATCGGCGGCAGCTCGAACAGGTCCAGCTCGTCGCGGGCGAGTTCGAAGGTGCCCGTCGCGCGCAACAGCGGCACGATCATGCCGGCGTAGTAGGTCATCGCGCCGTTCATGATCTTCTCGCGTCGGGAGAGTGGCGTGGCGCGCTCGTACCACGCGGTGACGGCTTCGTTCGCCCGCTCCGAGAGGTCAAGCAGGTCGTCCATGCTCGGCCGCTCGAGCTCCGACAGCGGCAGTGGCTCGACCCCTTCCGGCTCCCGCCGGATGAAGACAGCGGCCCGTTCGACCGACTCCATGTAGTCCGAGGGATGGGTGAACGCCGTCAGCGGGACGCGGATCTCCTGGAGTCCGAGGTCGTCCGGCTCGATGACCATCGCCACCACCAGCGAGAACGGGAGGTCGCGGCTCTCGGCGATGTCGTTCCAGGGCAGGTAGGGCCGGCTGAGCCCGATCTCCCGGACGACCATCGGCTTGCCGTCCTCGACGAAGTACGGGCCGTGGTCTGCCTGGCCGACCCGGTTGTCGTAGTGCAACAGGAACGAGAACAGCTCGGCGGCGGCCATCGTCTGTCGCAGTTGCGCCCGGTCCCCGGGCTCGAATTCGGAGAGGTGGTCGGTGATGAACTCGACGACGTCGTCGCTTTTGGCCTGTGCGACGTACCGGTTCTGGCTCGGCAGGAGGTAGCCGTCCTCGTCACGGGAGGCGTAACAGAGCGCGGCCGCGGCGGTGTAGGCCGTCTTCTTCTTGTCGACGTGGACCGGGTCGTCGGCGTCCACCAGCCCGAGCTCCTCGAGCCCGATACAGCCAAAGCCCGACGGGACGAAGATGCTCCAGCCGATGCTGTTGTAGTCCGCGGCCCCCAGCTCTTCCCGGCCCTTTCGGGCGACGTCCATGAGCCCCTCGAGGCCGACCTTGTCGATGATGAGCTTCAGAAACTCCGGCCACCGCTGGATGGCGTAGGTCGTCGAGAGGAACTCGTACTCCTGGCGGGGGATGATCTCCGACTCCCCCTCCGTCGCCCGGAGCGCGAGCAGGTCGTAGGTGTTCCAGGCGTAGTAGTTGATCAGGTCGTTGAACTCCTCGGCGGTGAACCCCCGCTTGAAGTGTTCGCGGGTGACGTTCCCGTCGAGCAGCCCGGTGTCGAGGTACGACCGCATCTGTCGCTCGCCGGCGATGCCGCCCCAGACCATGTCGCCGCCGTACACCTCCTGCATCCGGCTGTAGGGGATCTCGGTGTTGATCTGGAGTCCGTCGGCGTCGGGAGCGAACTGCTGGAGGTACCCGTAGTCCGCGAACTCGTCTTCGTGTTCCTGCACGTACTCGACGACGTCGGTCATACCTCGAACACCTCTCCTTTGATCTGCCCCTCTGCTGTCTCGGTCTCGAACGCGACCGTTCGCCCGTCGAGTACCTCCCCCCACTCCTCGAAGAACGCGTCCGTGTCCGGCTCGCTGTCGACCAGGCCCTCCGCCGGCTCGAGACTCATGATACACGGGATGTTGTACTCCCGCGAGACGATCCCGAGGTGGCTCTGTGGCGCCCCTTCCATCGTGATCAGCCCGCCGACCCCGTTGGCCAGCAGCGGCGAGGCGAAGGCGCTCGTCCCCGCACGGACGCACCCGACCTTGTCCGAGAGGTCCTCGCTCGTCAGGTCGATCACCTCCCTGGGAGTCTGTACGTGGTTGACCGTCCCTTCGACCGTGGAGTCGATGTCTATCACGGCGATACCCTCACCCAACTTGGTCTTAGACATGTGTCACCAACACACACGGGAGTGATAAGTATTTTTTGCGGTGTAACTCCGGATGAGCGACAGGATCTCGGTGTGGTCGGCGAAGCCGAGCGGTGACTTCGGACCCGTCAACTGGACTCGAGTTCCCGGCGTTTGATCTTCCCGCTGGAGGTCTTGGGCAGGTCGTCCACGAACTCGACTTCCCGGGGATACTCGTGTTTGGAGAGCTCCGACCGCGCGAACTCCCGGATGTCGTCCGCGAGTCCCTCGCCC is from Salinirussus salinus and encodes:
- a CDS encoding aldehyde dehydrogenase family protein, whose protein sequence is MSETVTHDVLRDRYRPLVGGETVPGHGEPYTSRNPATEEPLVDIEMGDESDIDHAVADAAAAFEDWWRQEPQNRGRVLTDLAGAVREHSDRLARLVTLENGKPLSQAESEVEGCARYFEYYAGLADKVQGESVPLGPAHVDFTVREPLGVTAHIVPWNYPLDLFARSVAPALATGNAAVVKPAEYTPVTALEVGTLALEAGVPPGVLNVVPGYGSGAGAALAGHPDVDGVSFTGSVATGREVAKRAVDNINPVHLELGGKSPSVVFPDADLENAIRNTVAGIFVATTGQICLASSRLLLHEDIYEEALDHLVAATEGLSVGPGTDDPDVGPLVSEAQFEKVERYLEAGEAAAGAPLVGGETLDRAGYFVEPTVFEVDDRDARVAQEEIFGPVLSVLSFADEEEAIELANDVDYGLVAGVFTSDIGRAHRFARDVKAGQIYINEWAAGGKGSPFGGYKQSGFGRDKGLEGLDNYTQVKTVSANITV
- a CDS encoding alpha/beta fold hydrolase encodes the protein MTTGVDEATYVGGPADGHPIAFVHGAGLSWRMWLPQLRTLEDEYRLFAPDLPGHGRRADESFSFDVAVRVLDDLLGDEADEPALLVGQSLGGYVAVEYAARRPARVAGLVLSGASADYQGVLGVTTWVAGLLNWIRSAIGPLDRRFREGVKTDLEDGPLPPDIVGAVVDGGISLAGYGQGAMAMAGVDFPTKLRTFDDPVLLLNGAEDRLNPDAAETLAPTLSAAETDVIPDAGHTCSIERPDEYTAIVREFAAERVWAGAGEVTDGFGSEA
- a CDS encoding PEP-utilizing enzyme, which gives rise to MSKTKLGEGIAVIDIDSTVEGTVNHVQTPREVIDLTSEDLSDKVGCVRAGTSAFASPLLANGVGGLITMEGAPQSHLGIVSREYNIPCIMSLEPAEGLVDSEPDTDAFFEEWGEVLDGRTVAFETETAEGQIKGEVFEV
- a CDS encoding DUF7344 domain-containing protein — its product is MSDSSRKSTGGDQSFPLEIPKTILSCPELDQILDHLSTRHRRLILLSLTHGGSTTETDVMIRGTGDERAEEIQLVHNHLPKLEDAGYITWDRDTGQISKGPRFDEIEPLLELIEKHADELPPDWP